A section of the Pleuronectes platessa chromosome 7, fPlePla1.1, whole genome shotgun sequence genome encodes:
- the LOC128444781 gene encoding myoD family inhibitor domain-containing protein, whose product MLPGDHLPVDEGEKQSNQTKGGTFLNSQQEIPSAPDSVSGGNTTHTDLISTQPLPASPEVAGPRRPCDPQKPTCPRCGLTVPDQRLLPAPRDQSGLQGSSLSVHSSGSRRKRSRGSEISSHQPAAATSDSCVHLLLACLSCQCSVLLLGLLEACSSCLHALCSSCCQACARCCSAIQEAPVEELNCNAHCHSVMFESCCEPTECLEFCLECCEICHRN is encoded by the exons ATGTTACCTGGAGATCATTTACCTGTGGACGAGGGGGAAAAGCAGAGCAACCAAACTAAAG GTGGAACGTTTTTGAATTCACAACAGGAAATCCCTTCAGCTCCGGACTCTGTTAGCGGAGGAAATACCacccacactgacctcatcagCA CCCAGCCTCTGCCTGCCTCTCCCGAGGTAGCAGGGCCGAGGAGACCGTGTGACCCCCAGAAGCCCACCTGCCCTCGATGTGGCCTCACAGTGCCGGACCAGCGACTCCTGCCTGCTCCCCGGGACCAGAGCGGCCTGCAGGGCTCCAGTCTGTCCGTgcacagcagcggcagcaggaggaagaggagcaggggcAGTGAGATCAGCTCACACCAACCTGCAGCCGCAACAAGTG ACTCCTGCGTTCACCTGCTGCTGGCGTGCCTGTCGTGCCAGTGCTCCGTGCTGCTCCTGGGTCTGCTGGaggcctgctcctcctgcctccaCGCCCTCTGCTCCTCATGCTGCCAAGCCTGCGCCCGCTGCTGCTCGGCCATCCAGGAGGCGCCCGTGGAGGAGCTCAACTGCAACGCCCACTGCCACTCGGTGATGTTCGAGTCCTGCTGTGAGCCGACCGAGTGTCTCGAGTTTTGCCTCGAGTGCTGCGAGATCTGCCATCGCAACTAG